In the genome of Candidatus Nitrosotenuis sp. DW1, one region contains:
- a CDS encoding phosphate uptake regulator PhoU, with amino-acid sequence MQEREETRRLQFTGKSSYIVSLPKQWITELGLKQGDQITITRQGKSGLKILPAKDQTKTIQTEEAVLEIARDDENSAIIRKLVSLYFLGYKTIQIKPKTDRLQPGQRNAIKSAVKGMLMGAEIISDSVDGITIQVLVNLLELSVDGAFKRMLHLAKSMLKDALLAVKEGNIELAKEVIDSDDEVDRFGFYIIRQLKIAIQNEYMLKDMGFTNARQCLGYRLIVKNIERTGDHAVLITKDLLEFKRPIKNNIMEKIEDLNDFAVSVLDQACLALFKEDFNLAELAIKRASDASKYEKKMLELIKSIKDEEEAYRIRRMSENIIRIAEYASDIAEIVLNMNIEKLLKRPKL; translated from the coding sequence ATGCAGGAACGAGAGGAGACCAGACGCTTACAGTTTACCGGAAAGTCATCATACATAGTATCTTTGCCAAAGCAATGGATTACAGAATTGGGTCTAAAACAAGGAGACCAAATCACCATTACGCGACAAGGAAAATCGGGCCTCAAGATACTTCCTGCAAAAGACCAAACAAAGACCATACAAACAGAAGAAGCTGTTTTGGAAATTGCAAGAGACGATGAGAATTCTGCCATAATACGTAAGCTTGTCTCGTTGTATTTTCTTGGATATAAAACAATTCAAATAAAACCAAAAACAGATAGGCTCCAACCAGGACAAAGAAACGCGATCAAATCAGCAGTCAAAGGAATGCTAATGGGCGCTGAGATTATTTCAGATTCTGTTGATGGAATAACAATTCAAGTTCTTGTGAATCTTTTGGAGCTGTCAGTTGATGGGGCATTCAAAAGAATGCTTCACCTGGCAAAATCAATGCTCAAGGATGCATTGCTTGCAGTAAAAGAGGGAAATATCGAGCTCGCAAAAGAGGTAATCGACAGCGACGATGAGGTAGACAGGTTTGGCTTTTACATCATACGCCAGCTAAAAATTGCAATTCAAAATGAATACATGTTAAAAGACATGGGGTTTACCAATGCAAGACAGTGTCTTGGCTACAGGTTAATTGTAAAAAACATTGAGAGAACTGGGGATCATGCAGTTTTGATAACAAAGGATCTTTTAGAATTCAAAAGACCAATCAAAAATAACATAATGGAAAAAATCGAGGATTTAAATGACTTTGCAGTATCCGTTTTGGACCAAGCATGTCTTGCATTATTCAAGGAGGACTTTAATCTGGCAGAGCTTGCAATCAAGAGAGCATCAGATGCGTCAAAATATGAAAAGAAGATGTTAGAATTAATAAAATCAATAAAGGATGAAGAGGAAGCGTATAGGATAAGGAGAATGTCAGAAAACATCATCAGGATTGCAGAATACGCAAGTGATATTGCGGAAATCGTACTTAACATGAATATAGAAAAACTGCTGAAAAGGCCCAAACTGTAA
- a CDS encoding sensor histidine kinase yields the protein MIKSIRIPDALIIIAVIVSFSIMLYSYEEAEQNLKEILLQNQIELQFGANKAIKMSIESDLNSLIHELRNIAQYYHTNDYLINEQSEAITQQKFEEINKITPTKTFFKTDKEFKIIYNINGERNSPIGLDLSNQPYVQEIKQTMEPSFSSGDVGLDGSFQITLAYPVVDKNNDLQGIIGIMFDPSQFFNKHGNIFDINSEYLVIIDNDAQFIVAPKNSIIDVVGKKFYDADVQQFLQNDPNTIKLFEDMINGNAAKYSITKTELGETLSTGIPVKINEKTEYFALIVTHTESLYSDAESTLQTNRFVLISFAAALVVSIVLFAFSRDKLFKKEAEIIQIKKDLEIAEYKSKSDKLAAVGELAARIAHDLRNPLSVIRATSEMLQMQNKDLTEKEKETFEKQKNAIDRMSHQIAEVLDFVRSNPVAKQPIEFSKMINNVINSMLVPKRVKIIKPDKDFVLRCDPAQIEAVLVNLLRNAIDAVENDGIISIKLSEDQNFHIVSIEDTGHGIPEKNLQKIFEPLFTTKQKGTGLGLASCKNIIEQHGGTITAENNPTTFTMKLPKNN from the coding sequence GTGATAAAGTCAATTAGGATTCCAGACGCGCTCATAATTATAGCAGTAATTGTATCCTTTTCCATAATGCTGTATTCCTATGAGGAAGCAGAACAAAATCTTAAAGAAATTCTTTTGCAAAACCAAATCGAGCTCCAGTTTGGCGCCAACAAAGCAATAAAAATGAGCATAGAGTCTGATCTGAACTCATTAATTCACGAGCTACGTAACATTGCACAATATTATCACACTAATGATTATCTCATAAATGAGCAGTCTGAAGCGATTACACAACAAAAATTTGAAGAGATCAACAAAATCACTCCAACTAAAACATTCTTTAAGACTGATAAAGAATTTAAAATAATTTACAACATTAATGGAGAGCGAAACTCCCCAATTGGCCTAGATCTTTCTAACCAACCATATGTGCAGGAAATCAAGCAAACAATGGAGCCTTCTTTTTCATCAGGCGATGTGGGTTTAGATGGAAGTTTTCAAATAACTTTGGCATATCCAGTTGTTGATAAAAATAATGATCTACAAGGGATAATAGGAATTATGTTTGATCCGTCTCAATTTTTCAACAAACACGGAAACATATTTGATATCAATTCTGAATACTTGGTAATAATAGATAATGATGCACAATTTATTGTTGCACCAAAGAATTCCATAATTGACGTAGTAGGAAAAAAATTCTATGATGCCGACGTGCAACAATTCCTACAAAATGATCCAAATACGATTAAACTTTTTGAAGATATGATAAATGGAAATGCCGCTAAATATTCCATCACTAAAACAGAATTGGGTGAAACACTGTCCACAGGAATTCCTGTCAAAATTAATGAAAAAACCGAATATTTTGCCTTAATCGTGACTCACACTGAATCATTATATTCTGATGCAGAATCAACACTTCAAACAAATAGATTTGTCTTGATCAGCTTTGCAGCCGCCTTGGTTGTGAGTATTGTCTTGTTTGCGTTTAGTAGAGACAAACTTTTCAAAAAAGAAGCGGAAATTATTCAAATTAAAAAAGATCTGGAAATTGCAGAATACAAATCAAAATCAGACAAACTTGCAGCAGTAGGTGAGCTTGCAGCAAGAATAGCACACGACCTAAGGAATCCACTATCTGTGATTAGGGCAACATCGGAAATGCTACAAATGCAAAACAAGGATCTCACTGAAAAGGAAAAAGAAACATTTGAGAAGCAAAAAAATGCCATTGACAGAATGTCTCATCAAATTGCTGAAGTGCTGGATTTTGTTAGAAGTAATCCGGTAGCAAAACAACCAATAGAGTTTTCAAAAATGATCAATAATGTCATTAATAGTATGCTGGTCCCAAAACGTGTTAAGATTATCAAACCGGATAAGGATTTTGTTTTAAGATGCGATCCTGCACAAATAGAAGCCGTACTTGTCAATCTGCTCAGAAACGCAATTGATGCAGTTGAAAATGATGGTATTATATCTATAAAATTGTCTGAAGATCAGAATTTCCATATCGTTTCCATTGAAGACACTGGTCATGGAATACCAGAAAAGAATTTGCAAAAAATTTTTGAACCGTTATTTACAACAAAACAAAAAGGAACCGGTCTTGGGCTTGCAAGCTGTAAAAATATTATAGAGCAGCATGGTGGCACAATAACTGCAGAAAACAATCCCACTACTTTTACTATGAAGCTTCCAAAAAATAATTAG
- a CDS encoding PUA domain-containing protein — MDQVLKLKHTIDALFGNGVSKYLPKEIEITFSKKTGRIKEVYHNARLLCTLRIDGGLAITPYFAQMLMKSKKFHQNCIEIDEDSKPFVQDGKSVFCKHVVLAGKNIMIGADVPVLYKDKVIAVGRAVVNSEMMMTLKRGVAIKVRDSLKSGLEEKTA, encoded by the coding sequence ATGGATCAAGTTTTGAAGCTAAAACACACCATTGACGCATTATTTGGGAATGGAGTTTCAAAATACCTACCAAAAGAAATCGAAATTACGTTTTCTAAAAAGACTGGAAGAATTAAAGAGGTCTATCACAACGCCCGACTATTATGTACGCTAAGAATCGATGGAGGTCTGGCAATAACTCCGTATTTTGCGCAAATGTTGATGAAAAGTAAGAAATTTCATCAAAACTGCATCGAAATAGATGAAGACTCAAAACCTTTTGTGCAAGATGGTAAGTCTGTTTTCTGCAAACATGTTGTTTTAGCTGGAAAAAATATTATGATAGGAGCAGATGTTCCAGTACTTTACAAAGACAAAGTAATTGCAGTCGGGCGCGCAGTCGTAAACTCCGAAATGATGATGACTTTGAAAAGGGGGGTTGCGATCAAAGTCCGCGATAGTTTAAAATCTGGTTTGGAGGAAAAGACAGCATGA
- a CDS encoding nascent polypeptide-associated complex protein: protein MRGGGNREMRRMMDKMGLDMKELSNVQEVIIKTDKKEIIISKPSVTEMKAKDNSIFQVIATSYEEKELEVPIFSEEDIMLVCQQANVSPEAATNALVETKGDLARAILLLSTK, encoded by the coding sequence ATGCGAGGTGGCGGTAACCGTGAAATGCGAAGAATGATGGACAAAATGGGCCTGGATATGAAAGAACTTTCAAATGTCCAAGAGGTAATCATAAAAACGGACAAAAAAGAGATCATAATTTCCAAGCCCTCCGTTACTGAAATGAAGGCCAAAGACAATTCTATTTTTCAAGTTATAGCAACAAGTTATGAGGAAAAAGAACTGGAAGTTCCAATATTCTCAGAAGAAGACATCATGCTAGTGTGCCAGCAGGCAAACGTTTCGCCGGAGGCTGCAACAAATGCGCTAGTTGAGACAAAAGGCGATCTTGCAAGGGCAATCCTACTTTTGAGCACAAAATGA